The following coding sequences lie in one Rutidosis leptorrhynchoides isolate AG116_Rl617_1_P2 chromosome 4, CSIRO_AGI_Rlap_v1, whole genome shotgun sequence genomic window:
- the LOC139839825 gene encoding protein REDUCED CHLOROPLAST COVERAGE 2-like yields MAPKSTKGKPHKAKGDKKKKEEKVLPTVLEIEVETPEESQVTLKGISTDKILDVRKLLAVNVEMCHLTNYSLSHEVRGPGLKDTVEVASLKPCHLTVIEEDYTEDHAVAHVRRLLDIVACTTAFGSASTTPKSTVIRASSNAPGLNDGTKSPKTEGSISSDQSEKGDPTAEIYPPPKLGQFYDFFSFSHLTPPIQYIRRSARPFLDKADDDFFKIDVRVCSGKPMTIVVCRKGFYPAGKRILLSHSLVGLLKQISRIFDGAYKSLMKAFIEHNKFGNLPYGFRANTWVVPPIVANNPSIFPPLPVEDENWDGNGGGQGRTGKHDHRQWAKEFSILAAMPCKTQEERQVRDRKAFLLHCLFVDISVLKAVSAIKSLAETSNGSLIGSIEEKVGDLVISITKDVADASTKIDGKNDGSRVLGLSQEELAKRNLLKGITADESVTIHDTSTLGIVIVRHCGYTAVVKVETEVNWGGKPIPQDIDIEDQPEGGANSLNVNSLRMLLYQSSTPSPSGAVELVQGADVEDLQSAKVLVKKILEESVQKLQEEDSKKTKSIRWELGACWVQHLRNQASGKSDSKISSESKVEPEVKGLGKGLLKEIKKKSDDKSSNIEQEVAKSDDSVNKEAAKFNEEKEIMWKNVVPEAAYIRLKESDTGLHLKSPDELIEMAHKYYDDVALPKLVADFGSLELSPVDGRTLTDFMHTRGLRMCSLGRVVELADKLPHVQSLCIHEMVVRAYKHILQAVIAAVDNIADLAGSIASCLNLLLGTHFGNDDEDLKWKWVECFLSKRYAWKWKNECRTDLRKFSILRGLCHKVGLELVARDYDMDSTSPFKKADIISTVPIYKHVACSSADGRTLLESSKSSLDKGKLEDAVNHGTKALLKLVSVCGPYHRMTAGAYSLLAVVLYHTGDFNQATIYQQKALDINERELGLDHPDTMKSYGDLAVFYYRLQHTELALKYVNRALYLLHLTCGPSHPNTAATYINVAMMEEGLGNVHVALRYLHEALKCNQRLLGTDHIQTAASYHAIAIALSLMEAYSLSVQHEQTTLQILQAKLGPEDLRTQDAAAWLEYFESKALEQQEAARNGTPKPDASISSKGHLSVSDLLDYIAPDADMKAPEAQKKQARAKQLKVKYEQTEESLVNELKRDEVLSAKEPVPDESSDKAITFEPPIKFASEIDSVDTKPDLIQPEAIEKEQMSEIVELESSDEGWQEALSKAARKSLSSRRPNLAKINTINLPNVSQSSKYRSKSAKFTFPRTNTTESATSTGPPPSVTKKYVKSQSFGPKPTNLSNTLPTSDSSPNPKSSSPASNDQVVKRSPVLSSISAKEAGKLFSYKEVALAAPGSIVKAVAERFPKDASPATTDETKKEVKNEDKNEDIQNLDKVVQPLEEEPENTIDEKKEEQPEPEKPQPQKPDSENPDNEKAEPEIVSESSSVTENPDPSKNDKKDDPKEVEISEPGEDYPNESAAEKDEKEITKKLSAAAPPFNPSNVPVFGSIPIPLNEHGGGILPPPVSIPTMITINPARRSPHQSATARVPYGPRLAGGYNRTANRVPRSKPTFDHVVVDASHLNNPPPVIMNPHAAEFVPGQPWGVHNGYLVSPEGYHPLSPNGFPLAINNSQSGQTAYPLSPVDSVVSPVDSVGSPSVTTQQVPAADVENEEKNESTVCQIESEVEEKAIENVNESSSDTDNTKSKNADDEKPIKQWGDYSDGEAEIVS; encoded by the exons ATGGCTCCAAAATCTACTAAAGGAAAACCTCATAAAGCTAAAGGCGATAAGAAGAAGAAGGAAGAAAAAG TATTACCAACCGTTTTAGAAATTGAGGTAGAAACACCAGAAGAATCACAAGTGACGCTAAAG GGAATATCAACGGACAAGATCTTAGATGTTCGAAAGCTTTTAGCAGTGAATGTGGAGATGTGTCACTTGACCAATTACTCTTTGTCACATGAG GTGCGTGGCCCAGGCCTAAAAGATACCGTTGAGGTCGCCTCTTTAAAACCGTGTCACTTAACGGTCATCGAAG AGGATTACACTGAAGATCACGCCGTCGCTCACGTCCGACGACTGCTGGACATCGTCGCCTGCACCACCGCATTCGGCAGCGCGTCTACCACGCCCAAGAGTACCGTCATTCGAGCGTCATCTAACGCGCCGGGTTTGAACGATGGAACTAAATCACCGAAAACGGAAGGTTCGATTAGTTCCGATCAGTCAGAGAAGGGTGATCCGACGGCGGAGATTTACCCGCCGCCTAAGCTTGGGCAGTTTTACGATTTCTTCTCGTTTTCTCACCTCACCCCTCCCATACAAT ACATCAGGAGGTCTGCTCGTCCGTTTCTTGATAAAGCAGATGACGATTTTTTCAAAATAGAT GTACGTGTTTGTAGTGGGAAGCCGATGACAATTGTCGTTTGCAGAAAAGGGTTCTATCCTGCCGGAAAACGTATTCTTCTAAGCCACTCTTTAGTTGGATTATTGAAGCAAATAAGTCGAATCTTTGATGGT GCGTACAAATCACTCATGAAAGCATTCATTGAGCACAATAAA tTTGGGAATCTTCCTTATGGTTTTAGAGCAAACACTTGGGTTGTACCTCCTATTGTTGCCAACAATCCGTCGATTTTTCCACCACTTCCTGTAGAAGACGAAAATTGGGACGGAAACGGTGGTGGTCAAGGGCGAACCGGTAAACATGATCATCGGCAATGGGCAAAAGAGTTTTCGATCTTAGCAGCAATGCCTTGTAAAACGCAAGAAGAAAGGCAAGTTAGAGATAGGAAAGCTTTTCTACTTCATTGTTTATTCGTCGACATATCAGTTTTAAAAGCAGTGTCTGCCATTAAAAGTCTTGCTGAAACTAGCAACGGTTCTTTAATTGGTTCTATCGAAGAAAAAGTTGGAGACTTGGTTATCAGTATAACAAAAGATGTGGCTGATGCAAGCACAAAAATTGACGGTAAAAACGATGGGAGTCGTGTTCTTGGATTGTCACAGGAGGAGCTTGCTAAACGTAACCTGCTTAAAGGCATAACAGCAGATGAGAGTGTGACGATTCAC GATACTTCTACTCTAGGCATAGTGATTGTTAGACATTGTGGTTATACGGCTGTTGTGAAAGTTGAAACCGAGGTTAACTGGGGTGGAAAACCGATTCCCCAAGACATCGATATTGAAGACCAACCTGAAGGAGGTGCTAATTCTTTGAATGTCAATAG TTTGAGGATGCTGTTATACCAGTCATCAACACCATCACCATCTGGTGCAGTGGAACTGGTGCAGGGTGCAGATGTAGAAGATTTGCAGTCTGCTAAGGTTTTGGTGAAGAAAATATTGGAAGAAAGTGTGCAGAAATTGCAGGAGGAAGACTCTAAAAAAACAAAATCTATCAGATGGGAACTTGGTGCATGTTGGGTGCAACATCTACGAAACCAAGCTTCTGGGAAATCTGATTCCAAAATTTCTTCAGAATCTAAGGTGGAACCAGAGGTGAAGGGTCTCGGTAAGGGTTTGTTAAAGGAAATCAAGAAAAAATCCGATGATAAAAGCAGCAACATTGAACAAGAAGTTGCCAAATCAGATGATAGTGTTAACAAAGAGGCTGCAAAGTTTAATGAAGAAAAAGAAATCATGTGGAAAAATGTGGTTCCCGAAGCAGCGTATATACGTCTTAAAGAATCAGATACCGGTCTCCACCTTAAG TCACCCGATGAGTTGATTGAAATGGCACATAAGTACTATGATGATGTTGCTCTCCCTAAGTTG GTGGCTGATTTTGGCTCCCTTGAACTTTCACCTGTTGATGGAAGAACTTTGACTGATTTTATGCACACAAGGGGATTGCGAATGTGCTCCTTGGGCCGAGTG GTTGAACTTGCAGACAAGCTCCCTCATGTTCAATCACTCTGTATTCACGAGATGGTTGTTCGAGCGTATAAGCATATCTTGCAAGCAGTTATAGCAGCTGTTGACAATATTGCTGATTTAGCTGGGTCAATAGCATCATGCTTAAATCTATTACTAGGAACACATTTTGGCAACGATGATGAAGACTTAAAATGGAAGTGGGTTGAATGCTTTCTGTCCAAGAGATATGCATGGAAATGGAAAAATGAATGTCGTACCGATCTTCGTAAGTTTTCCATTCTTCGAGGGCTTTGCCACAAG GTTGGTCTTGAGCTTGTTGCAAGGGATTATGATATGGACTCCACATCTCCTTTCAAGAAGGCAGATATTATTAGCACAGTTCCTATATATAAG CATGTTGCATGCTCCTCTGCAGACGGGCGTACACTTCTAGAGTCGTCTAAATCATCATTGGATAAAGGAAAACTGGAGGATGCTGTCAACCATGGAACTAAG GCACTTTTAAAACTTGTATCTGTCTGTGGTCCTTATCATCGAATGACAGCAGGAGCGTATAGTCTTTTGGCTGTGGTGCTCTATCACACTGGGGATTTTAATCAG GCTACCATTTATCAACAAAAAGCTTTGGATATCAACGAGAGGGAGCTTGGACTCGATCATCCAGATACGATGAAAAGTTACGGAGACCTGGCTGTCTTCTACTATCGTCTCCAACACACCGAGCTAGCTCTAAA GTATGTGAATCGTGCGCTGTATCTTTTGCATTTAACATGCGGGCCATCTCATCCAAACACCGCAGCTACGTACATAAATGTCGCAATGATGGAAGAAGGTTTAGGAAATGTCCATGTTGCCCTTCGATATCTTCATGAAGCTCTCAAATGTAATCAAAGGCTACTTGGAACCGACCACATACAA ACTGCTGCCAGCTATCATGCTATAGCGATCGCTCTTTCTTTGATGGAAGCATACTCATTGAGTGTTCAGCATGAGCAGACCACTTTGCAGATACTTCAGGCTAAACTTGGACCTGAAGATCTTCGTACCCAG GACGCAGCTGCATGGCTTGAATATTTCGAGTCCAAGGCTTTGGAACAACAAGAAGCTGCACGCAATGGTACTCCAAAGCCAGATGCATCTATTTCTAGCAAAGGCCATCTGAG TGTATCAGATTTGTTGGATTATATAGCACCAGATGCAGATATGAAAGCACCAGAGGCTCAAAAGAAACAAGCTCGTGCGAAGCAG CTTAAAGTAAAATATGAACAAACTGAAGAATCTTTGGTCAATGAACTTAAACGTGACGAAGTTTTATCAGCAAAAGAGCCTGTTCCCGATGAATCTAGTGATAAAGCgatcacatttgaaccaccaatCAAATTTGCAAGCGAAATAGATTCAGTGGATACGAAGCCAGATTTAATTCAACCTGAAGCAATCGAAAAGGAACAAATGAGTGAAATTGTAGAACtagaaagctcagatgaaggatgGCAAGAAGCTTTGTCTAAAGCAGCCCGTAAATCTTTAAGTTCTAGGAGACCAAATCTTGCAAAAATAAATACTATAAATCTCCCAAATGTTTCCCAGTCATCAAAATACCGATCGAAGTCTGCTAAATTCACATTCCCAAGAACAAACACTACTGAAAGCGCCACTTCCACGGGCCCACCACCGAGCGTCACCAAAAAGTATGTTAAAAGTCAAAGTTTCGGTCCAAAACCAACAAATCTTTCCAACACACTTCCAACTTCAGACTCAAGTCCGAATCCAAAATCATCAAGTCCGGCATCAAATGATCAAGTTGTGAAACGTTCTCCTGTTTTAAGTTCGATAAGTGCCAAAGAAGCTGGAAAACTTTTTTCGTACAAGGAAGTTGCTTTAGCTGCACCTGGTAGCATTGTGAAGGCCGTCGCTGAACGATTTCCTAAAGACGCTTCTCCAGCAACCACAGACGAAACAAAAAAAGAAGTCAAAAATGAAGACAAGAACGAAGACATTCAAAATCTTGATAAAGTGGTTCAACCtttagaagaggaaccagaaaacaCCATTGATGAAAAGAAGGAAGAGCAACCCGAGCCCGAAAAACCCCAACCCCAAAAGCCCGACTCTGAAAATCCCGATAATGAAAAAGCTGAACCCGAGATAGTGTCTGAATCATCATCAGTCACTGAAAATCCGGATCCTTCAAAGAATGATAAAAAAGATGACCCGAAAGAAGTTGAGATATCTGAGCCGGGTGAAGATTACCCAAATGAATCGGCTGCAGAAAAGGACGAAAAAGAGATAACCAAGAAGCTATCTGCGGCTGCACCTCCGTTTAATCCGTCTAACGTTCCAGTTTTCGGGTCGATTCCAATACCTTTAAATGAGCATGGAGGAGGAATATTACCGCCACCTGTAAGCATACCGACTATGATCACGATTAATCCAGCTCGTCGTTCACCTCACCAGTCAGCAACAGCTAGGGTTCCATATGGTCCACGCCTTGCTGGCGGCTATAACCGAACCGCAAACAGGGTGCCACGTAGTAAGCCTACGTTTGACCATGTGGTGGTTGATGCAAGTCATCTTAACAACCCCCCTCCAGTAATTATGAACCCACATGCAGCTGAGTTTGTACCTGGTCAACCATGGGGGGTTCATAACGGTTACCTAGTTTCACCTGAAGGTTATCATCCTCTTTCCCCAAATGGTTTCCCACTCGCTATAAACAATTCTCAATCAGGTCAAACCGCATACCCCTTGTCCCCAGTTGACTCGGTTGTATCCCCGGTTGACTCGGTCGGATCTCCATCAGTAACTACTCAACAAGTACCTGCTGCTGATGTGGAGAATGAAGAAAAGAATGAATCAACTGTTTGTCAAATTGAATCTGAAGTTGAAGAAAAGGCGATTGAGAATGTTAATGAGTCATCTTCCGACACCGATAATACTAAAAGCAAAAATGCAGATGATGAGAAACCAATTAAACAATGGGGGGATTACAGTGATGGTGAAGCTGAGATTGTAAGTTAA
- the LOC139839826 gene encoding uncharacterized protein has product MIEDDDLDLRGNLSNTFSALTVSGRHQVSSDLFDNEDVNQQISEQDEEIMQLRRHLAEYEVKQARIQNEKQVLENRIASIYRAFDQQQQDLLDATSKAMAYRQDIMEENIRVGYALRVAQEERSIFISSLVPLLSDASLPPVDLDAYSIVSNLRILFKHNKERLAIAQERLRDSQYQPIILHSQREDLPLNTDWHQSSFAPLQETQYTGAERQTNDDDDDDDDDLVNPHYLPAILEESSSKVDDDDDSEDQSRRGDYDHEDTINLLPTVEGLQILGEAFPGHEIQASGYSRNGTTHCGFEWVRHLQDGSVNYIEGANQTKYTVTADDVDHYLAVEVQPLDDRERKGELVTCFANDNKKITCHPDMLREIEKSLSVGHVSFKLYVWEGSLSTWEHATLELKKSGYSIKLNGPNNTVVVDDKYTPATLISLPGDVPLEFSILGSGANEQYLRADDSSTYISSSRDTIVLTMRLFVKRAVDKKLGKKKRRVLFFK; this is encoded by the coding sequence ATGATAGAAGATGATGACCTTGACCTCAGAGGCAATTTATCAAACACTTTCTCTGCATTGACCGTGAGTGGAAGGCATCAAGTTAGCAGCGATTTGTTCGATAACGAAGATGTTAATCAACAAATTTCAGAACAAGATGAAGAAATTATGCAATTGAGGAGACATTTAGCTGAGTATGAGGTCAAGCAAGCACGAATACAGAATGAGAAACAAGTTCTTGAAAATCGCATTGCATCGATATACAGGGCTTTTGATCAGCAACAACAAGACCTTTTAGATGCTACCTCGAAAGCGATGGCTTACAGACAAGATATAATGGAAGAAAATATACGAGTTGGATATGCGTTACGAGTAGCTCAAGAAGAAAGGTCGATATTCATATCGTCGTTAGTACCTTTGCTTTCGGATGCATCTCTACCTCCTGTAGATCTTGATGCATATTCAATTGTTAGTAATTTAAGGATTTTGTTTAAGCATAACAAAGAAAGACTCGCGATCGCCCAAGAACGGCTAAGGGATTCTCAATACCAgcctataattttgcattctcaaAGGGAAGATCTGCCTTTAAACACAGATTGGCACCAATCAAGCTTCGCGCCTTTACAAGAAACACAGTATACTGGTGCGGAGAGAcaaacgaatgatgatgatgatgatgatgatgatgatctagtTAATCCTCATTATCTACCAGCAATTCTTGAAGAGTCTTCTTcaaaagttgatgatgatgatgattcagaaGATCAAAGTAGAAGAGGTGATTATGATCATGAAGATACAATTAATCTCCTTCCCACAGTCGAGGGTTTGCAGATTTTAGGTGAAGCTTTTCCTGGTCATGAAATTCAAGCAAGTGGTTACTCAAGAAACGGAACCACTCATTGTGGGTTTGAGTGGGTCCGTCATTTGCAAGACGGGTCAGTCAATTATATAGAAGGTGCAAACCAAACGAAATACACAGTTACAGCAGATGATGTAGATCATTATCTTGCTGTAGAAGTTCAACCACTTGATGACAGAGAGCGAAAAGGTGAACTTGTAACATGCTTTGCAAACGACAACAAGAAAATCACTTGTCATCCTGATATGCTTCGAGAAATTGAGAAGTCATTAAGTGTGGGCCATGTGAGTTTCAAGTTGTATGTCTGGGAAGGGTCTCTCAGCACTTGGGAACATGCAACTTTGGAGTTAAAGAAGAGTGGTTACAGCATTAAGCTTAATGGACCCAATAATACTGTCGTAGTCGATGATAAGTATACACCAGCCACACTTATAAGTTTACCGGGGGATGTACCTTTAGAATTCTCAATACTTGGTTCTGGGGCCAATGAGCAATATTTACGCGCTGATGATAGTTCAACTTATATCAGCAGCTCAAGAGATACAATTGTTTTGACGATGAGATTATTCGTCAAACGCGCTGTTGATAAGAAGCTTGGAAAGAAGAAAAGAAGGGTTCTGTTTTTCAAGTAA